Sequence from the Flavobacterium sp. TR2 genome:
GAAAATCCATACACCAACAATGATGATGATAGGAAGCAAGCTGATTAAAATATCGCTCCAGTTATTTTTTTGAAGGAAATTATAATCTTTCAGCTTATGTTCGTTAACTGCTTTTTCCAGTTTAGTCTGAAAGATCTGATCGTTACCAATTTCCAAAGTATAGTGTGGGCCTTTGTTTGGCTGTTTGAAAATATCTTCAGCTACTTTTTTATTTGCCGGGTCTTTAAGAGCGGCAGCATTTAAATATACCTCAGCTTCTGCTTTATTATAAACAATAACTTTTTCAATCTGACCTTTTTCTAATAAAGTGTTGAATTTAGAAGAAGTTAATTGTGCAGGTTCGCTTAAGCTAGATCCTCCTGTAGCAAAACTTATAAATAAAAAAACTAAAAGTATTGCGGTGTATATTAACCAAGGACTTATTTTAAATTTATTCGGATTTGGATTATTATCTTTAGCCATTTAATGAAAGTTTCTTTAGTATTTGTTCTCGATTGAAGTTATTTTGGCATCGCCCCAAAGGCTTTCGATGTTGTAATATTCGCGAATATGCTTCTGGAAAACGTGTACTACAATGTGTACATAATCCATTAGAACCCATTCAGCGTTATCGGTTCCTTCTACGTGCCAAGGTTTATCTTTTAAGTCTTTTGATACAATTTTTTGAATTGAGTTTACGATGGCGTTTACTTGGGTGTTTGAGCTACCGTTGCAAATAACAAAATAGTCGCATACAGCTGTATCTATCTCTCTTAAGTCAAGAATATCGATATCATTTCCTTTTACTTCCTCAATCCCTTTGATTATGTTCGCCAGTAGAACATCATTATTAACAGTCTTTTTCGCCATGAATTATTTTATATGAATTTGTAAAGTTACCAAATTTTGTGATTATTTTTGAACCTTAACAAAATATTAAATTAAGATATTTAAATTATTTAATGAAACTAATCAAACTCGATGCCATAGATTCTACAAATGACTTTCTAAAGGCTTTGGCAAGTCAGGATGAACTGGAGAATTTTACAACGGTAACAGCTGAAAATCAGACAAAAGGGAAGGGACAAGTAGGGGGCATATGGAAGACTCAAGCTGGTAAAAACTTAACTATGAGCGTTTTGGTTAAAGATTTTCTCTTTAATAACGAAGAAGTTTTCAATTTAAGTCTTGTTGTCTCTTTGTCGGTTGCAGAGGTTTTAAAAACATTAAATATTCCTGATATTTATATTAAATGGCCAAACGACATTCTGTCATATAATAAGAAGTTGGTTGGCATATTAATCGAAAACACTTTAAAAAGTGATGGCAGAATCGTGTCAGTTGCCGGAATCGGAATCAATGTCAATCAAACTGATTTTGCTGAATTGCCAACCGCTTCTTCTATGGCAGTAATTGCCGGTAAATCTTTTGATAAAGAAGAGCTGGCAGTTTTAATCGTAGAAAAATTAAAAGAGAAAATTCATTTATGGAACACCTCAGCGCATCTTTTTTGGGAAGATTATCTTAATTTTTTATTTAAAAAAGGAATTCCAACAGCATTTAGAGATAATAACAACAATGATTTTATGGGAATCATTCAAGGAGTTACTCCAATGGGTAAACTGCAGGTTTTGCTAGAAGATGATTCGGTTGCCGAATTTGAGATTAAGGAAGTTAAAATGCTTTATTGAGAGGTTCAAAGGTACAGAGGTTCAGAGTGACAAAGGTTTTTCTGTAGAGACGCACTGCAGTGCGTCTAACAATTGATGAAATAAAAACTTTGCGTTTCTGCGACTTTGCGAGAGTATAAAAAAAAATGCCCGACAATAATCGGGCATTTTAATTTATAATTCACAATTAATAATTTACCATTATTAAAGTTTGTGCATATTGTTTGCTAAAGTTTCAATAAACTTACCTATTGGGCCTTTAACCATCATCGCCATCATAGCGTTGAATTCGCCTTCAAAGAATAATTGAACAGCACTTTCTGAATCAGAAACAGTGTCAATGTTTGAAGTCAGTGTAAACGGAAGCTTATCACTTGCAGCACCCAAAACGATTTTGTTTGGCGCTACTTTATCTTTCATTTTTAATTTGATTTCCGGCATCCCTTTCAATCCAAAAATAAAAGCGTCTTCGCCAGTCACCTCAAATTTAGCGATATTGTCTGGCATTAATTTTTCGAAATTCTTTACATCAGTCAGTTGATCGAATAAATCCTGAGCTGATTTCTGAACAGTAACTTTTGGACTTTCTAAGTTCATATTGTTTTTTTTATTTTTTTGTTTTTACCGCAAATGTTTTTTACCGCAAAGGACGCAAAGCCTTTTTTTTGCTACTTTGACTTTATTTAAGTTCGCAAAGCTGAAACTTTAAATAAAATTTCATTTTTTTAAATCCCAAATTCCAAAAGGAGTAAAGCGACTTTTATAAAATCTAAAATCTATCCCGAGGTTTCGGGACTAAAATCTAAAATCTTACTCCTGTCCCCAAGTTGATGGGCTAACGCTCCATTCTTGAAGAGTAGATTGTTGGTCTTCCGTGATATATTGTTTTTGAACTGCTAAATCTAGTAGATTTTCGTAGTTGCTCAATGTGAATAAATCAACATTAGCTTCTTTAAAGTTTTCTTCGGCAACGCTAAAACCGTAAGTGAAAACAGCCGCCATACCTTTAATATTAGCGCCTTCATTTCTTAAAGCTTCAACAGCCAGTAAACTGCTTTTTCCCGTGCTGATTAAATCTTCTACAACCACAACATTCTGTCCTTTTTGTAAAAAACCTTCCACTTGGTTTTGTCTACCGTGTTTTTTTGGCTCTGGACGCACATATACGAACGGAAGTCCTAAACTTTCGGCAACCAAAATTCCAACGCCAATGGCTCCAGTAGCAACACCGGCAATCACATCAGGTTTTCCAAATTGTTTTTCGATGTTTTTAGCAAACTCATCACGAACATAGTTTCTAATGCTCGGAAATGAAAGAATTAACCTATTATCACAGTAAATAGGAGATTTCCAACCAGAAGCCCATGTAAAAGGATTTTCGGGATTCAATTTAATTGCATTTATTTGCAAAAGCAATTCGGCTGTTTTTTCGGCAGTATCTTTATTAAAAATCATAGTACAAATGTATAAAGTTTTTGTAAACGACAAACCACTTTTTTTGACAAATGAAATCTCGCGTGAAACAGATTTCCAATTGTTCTTGTTGGAGAGTATTGATATCGAACAGCTTATTATAAAAATTTTTCAAAATAAAATTCAAAAAGCCATTCTATATCATCCAGACGAAAGTGAGATCATGAAGACCCTAAAAGCCAAAATTCCGGTAAATAAAGCGGGCGGAGGCTTTGTCTATAACAAGAAAGGCGAAGTCTTGTTTATCTTTAGAAACGGAAAATGGGATCTGCCAAAAGGCGGAATCGAGAAGGGGGAAGACATTGAAGCGACGGCTATGCGTGAGGTAGAGGAGGAGACAGGAGTAAACCAGCTTCGTATTACGAATAAACTTCAAAAAACCTATCATATCTTCAAACGCAACGGAAAATACAAACTTAAAATCACCCATTGGTTCGAAATGTTTTCCGATTTTGAAGGAACACCACACGGACAATTAGAAGAGGGAATTGAAAAAGTAGCGTGGTTAAACCCAGAACAAATTAAAGAAGCACTTAAAAACTCATACGAAAACATCAAATTGTTGTTCGAAGAAGAAAAAAAATCAACAGAAAAAATGGCTGCGCCTATTGCTTATCGCTCGGGTCCAGATTCTAAATAAACAATTTTTACAGCTTTAATTCGGAAATTGAAAATTAACCATTTGGGCGTGCCACCATCCCGATAAGAGGGCAAATATGCTTTACGATTATTGGCCCTCTTATCGGGATGCTGTCGGGCTTTCGCCTCCGTGGCGGCGGATTGGCTCTATCCCTCACGCGAGCAATCGGAATTAAAAGTTCATTTTGTTTTTTAATTTAAATTTTTATTCGCTATCCTCATTTTTAATGCCTTTAAGCAAAGCGTAAATTGCCATTGAATGCCCTTGTCCTAAGGTAAAATCATTTTTAAGCCAGTTTACAATATCTCCAGCTTTTACTTCGGCTTTTAATTCTCCGTTTGCAGTAAAACCTTTTTGTTCTGCAAGAGCTCTAAACTCAGCAGGACCATTTCCTGTTTTTTCTTTAATTGTTTTTAGGTATCCTTGAAATGACATAAAAATATAAGTTAGAAATTAAGTAAAGACGAAATTACAATTAAAAGTAGGATTAGTATTCGGTTTTTTCGATTTCTTTAGTTTAGCTTTGTCAAAGTTTTAACCTTTGACAAAGCTTTTTACGTGCAAAAGTATTGAACCACTTTCTTAAATCTTTGATAGGCGCAAACATCTTGCTGGATGATTTTGGGTATCTTGGTTGAAATTTCACTCAAGAATGGTACGCTCGCTTTAGCTTCTAATAATATGATTATTAAAAAAGGCGTTAAACATTCTAAATTCACCTAAATAAGAATCTTGAAAACTAATATCCTCAAATTTATTGTTTGCTATTTCTCTGGGAAATTTTGAATATAGCAACTTCTTTTCAACAATGTTTTCTACTTCTAAAACTAAATCTTTAATTTTTCTCGGATCTAAATTTTCTTTTTCCAATTCTTCAATTCGAGATTTTGGAATGATCATTTGTTCTTTATGAACTAGGGTATCAATTATATAATAAGGAACCAGAATGCTTAAATATAACGTGATAGAGCATAATTCTCCTCCCTCAACAACATTCAGAAAAAAAGTGTAACAACGATCTTCGCAATCTAGCCTAGAAAAATCTTCAAAATCTCTTAAAACAGGATCCTTGTTGAATTCTTTTTTAATGCTATTTCGAGTTTCCTTATTGACATTCGAATTAAAATATTGCACTACTGTTTTTAGTCTTTTATATTCGACCGTTTCAAAATATAACTCCTTTTGGGGCCAAGGACAAATGTTTTTTGGGTAATATAAATATGCGATATTTTTTAAAACTTCAGTTATCATATTTGGTAAAAAAAAGTAATGTTAAAATGTGTCTAAAACATTGATGAAGCTCACTTGACTTTTTTATAAACTTTATACAGTAAATAAAGTATTGCTATTCCAATAAGTAAACAAAAAAATTGCCAAGCCATCAATGTATAATCGTAATCTTTTATCGTAACATCCATAATATTTAAAGTCTTCTTTTTTTAAGTTTTAAAATTAAAGTTAGTGTGCTAAAATAACCTTTCTTTTATCTGTATTAACTGTCAAAAAGACATTTAGATTGCAAAATAAGACTTTTTTGAAATCGAATTCAACTTTGTCAAAGTTTTAAACTTTGACAAAGTTCTATGCAGACAATTGCATTAAACGGCTTTCTTTGATATTTGGTATTTTTTCTATCTGTAATTTGCATTAAACTTGTTTTTTACATCATTTTGATTTTAGAGAGATATAAGAAGCTAAATTTTGAATTTCATTACGGATTCTCGTAATTTTTATGTTTATAAGTTTTTTCTTTGTTTATTAATTATATATGTATTTTCGCTCAAATTATTAGCTATATTGATTATGAAGAAATTTACAAAACTGGTTAAAAGCGTCCTGTTTTTAACTTTCGTGCTTCTTATGACGAATTGCGCACCAAATGAAGCGGAAGAGAGTTCAAATGTGCAAGCTGTGGATGAAGCAAAAAATTGGTACAATATTCATAAGGAAGAATTTAATTCGCCTGTCTTAGAATATGTAAGTGATTTAAAATGGGAGAATGCGATAATCTCAGATGGTATCGATGGATTAGTAGTCGAAGTGCCATTTACGCTAACTGACAATTTACGAACATCAAATGGTCAAGGAAATCTGTACAATGACCATCATCGTTTGGTGTTTATAAAAAATGAGCCTAATAACTTTAAAACGTATTATGTTCAAATATTCACTGATAATAAGAATTCTAGCAGTTTAGATAAAAGTTACAGTTATTACGCTATGAAAGAAAATTATAATGGTAAGGTCTTTGTTCA
This genomic interval carries:
- the rsfS gene encoding ribosome silencing factor; translated protein: MAKKTVNNDVLLANIIKGIEEVKGNDIDILDLREIDTAVCDYFVICNGSSNTQVNAIVNSIQKIVSKDLKDKPWHVEGTDNAEWVLMDYVHIVVHVFQKHIREYYNIESLWGDAKITSIENKY
- a CDS encoding biotin--[acetyl-CoA-carboxylase] ligase; this translates as MKLIKLDAIDSTNDFLKALASQDELENFTTVTAENQTKGKGQVGGIWKTQAGKNLTMSVLVKDFLFNNEEVFNLSLVVSLSVAEVLKTLNIPDIYIKWPNDILSYNKKLVGILIENTLKSDGRIVSVAGIGINVNQTDFAELPTASSMAVIAGKSFDKEELAVLIVEKLKEKIHLWNTSAHLFWEDYLNFLFKKGIPTAFRDNNNNDFMGIIQGVTPMGKLQVLLEDDSVAEFEIKEVKMLY
- a CDS encoding SRPBCC family protein produces the protein MNLESPKVTVQKSAQDLFDQLTDVKNFEKLMPDNIAKFEVTGEDAFIFGLKGMPEIKLKMKDKVAPNKIVLGAASDKLPFTLTSNIDTVSDSESAVQLFFEGEFNAMMAMMVKGPIGKFIETLANNMHKL
- the pyrE gene encoding orotate phosphoribosyltransferase produces the protein MIFNKDTAEKTAELLLQINAIKLNPENPFTWASGWKSPIYCDNRLILSFPSIRNYVRDEFAKNIEKQFGKPDVIAGVATGAIGVGILVAESLGLPFVYVRPEPKKHGRQNQVEGFLQKGQNVVVVEDLISTGKSSLLAVEALRNEGANIKGMAAVFTYGFSVAEENFKEANVDLFTLSNYENLLDLAVQKQYITEDQQSTLQEWSVSPSTWGQE
- a CDS encoding NUDIX hydrolase — encoded protein: MYKVFVNDKPLFLTNEISRETDFQLFLLESIDIEQLIIKIFQNKIQKAILYHPDESEIMKTLKAKIPVNKAGGGFVYNKKGEVLFIFRNGKWDLPKGGIEKGEDIEATAMREVEEETGVNQLRITNKLQKTYHIFKRNGKYKLKITHWFEMFSDFEGTPHGQLEEGIEKVAWLNPEQIKEALKNSYENIKLLFEEEKKSTEKMAAPIAYRSGPDSK
- a CDS encoding DUF4287 domain-containing protein, producing MSFQGYLKTIKEKTGNGPAEFRALAEQKGFTANGELKAEVKAGDIVNWLKNDFTLGQGHSMAIYALLKGIKNEDSE